One part of the Lotus japonicus ecotype B-129 chromosome 2, LjGifu_v1.2 genome encodes these proteins:
- the LOC130739876 gene encoding hypersensitive-induced response protein 1-like, producing the protein MGQVLGCTQVGQSSVAIKENFGKFDEVLQPGCYCVPWCWGQRISGTLSLRIKQLDVRCETKTKDNVFVTVVASIQYRALAEKAVDAFYKLSNTKAQIQSYVFDVIRASVPKMELDSVFEQKNEIAKAVEEELEKAMSAYGYEIVQTLIVDIEPDVHVKKAMNEINAAARMRVATNEKGEAEKILQIKRAEGDAESKYLAGLGIARQRQAIVDGLRDSVLAFSENVPGTSSRDIMDMVLVTQYFDTMKEIGASAKSNAVFIPHGPGAVKDITSQIREGLLQGNAFDFEKV; encoded by the exons ATGGGTCAGGTTCTTGGTTGTACTCAGGTTGGTCAGTCAAGTGTGGCTATCAAGGAAAATTTTGGCAAGTTTGATGAAGTGCTTCAACCCGGTTGCTACTGCGTCCCCTGGTGTTGGGGCCAGCGCATCTCCGGTACCCTTTCCTTGCGTATCAAGCAACTTGATGTTCGCTGCGAaactaaaactaag GACAATGTTTTTGTTACTGTGGTTGCGTCAATCCAATACCGAGCACTGGCAGAAAAGGCGGTGGATGCTTTCTACAAGCTTAGCAATACCAAGGCACAGATACAATCCTATGTTTTTGATG TTATCAGGGCAAGTGTTCCCAAGATGGAGCTAGATTCTGTTTTTGAACAGAAGAATGAAATTGCAAAAGCTGTTGAGGAAGAACTTGAAAAG GCTATGTCAGCTTATGGTTATGAGATAGTTCAGACTCTTATTGTGGATATTGAGCCAGATGTGCATGTCAAGAAAGCCATGAATGAGATCAATGCTG CTGCAAGAATGAGGGTGGCTACGAACGAGAAAGGTGAAGCAGAGAAGATACTGCAGATTAAGCGCGCTGAGGGGGATGCGGAATCAAAGTATCTTGCTGGGCTTGGAATTGCTCGTCAGCGCCAAGCCATAGTAGATGGGCTGAGGGACAGTGTGCTAGCTTTTTCTGAGAATGTTCCTGGCACATCATCAAGGGATATCATGGACATGGTTCTGGTGACCCAATACTTTGACACCATGAAGGAGATTGGTGCATCTGCAAAATCCAATGCTGTTTTCATTCCACATGGACCTGGTGCTGTCAAAGATATTACTTCACAAATTAGGGAAGGTCTTCTCCAAGGAAatgcatttgattttgaaaaggTGTGA
- the LOC130739877 gene encoding hypersensitive-induced response protein 1-like → MGQTLGCVQVDQSSVAIKEVFGKYDDVLQPGCHCVPWCIGSQISGSLSLRVKQLDVRCETKTKDNVFVTVVASIQYRALADKAVDAYYKLSDTKAQIQAYVFDVIRASVPKMELDSAFEQKNEIAKAVEEELEKAMSAYGYEIVQTLIVDIEPDERVKKAMNEINAAARLRVATKEKAEAEKILQIKRAEGDAESKYLAGLGIARQRQAIVDGLRDSVLAFSENVPGTSSKDIMDMVLVTQYFDTMKEIGASAKSNAVFIPHGPGAVKDITSQIRDGLLQGNATES, encoded by the exons ATGGGGCAGACATTGGGTTGTGTGCAGGTTGACCAGTCAAGCGTGGCAATCAAGGAGGTTTTCGGAAAGTACGATGATGTTCTTCAGCCTGGTTGCCACTGTGTTCCCTGGTGTATTGGTAGTCAGATTTCTGGTTCCCTTTCTCTGCGTGTGAAGCAGCTTGATGTTCGTTGTGAAACCAAAACCAAG GACAATGTTTTTGTTACTGTGGTTGCTTCAATCCAGTATCGAGCACTGGCAGATAAGGCTGTGGATGCTTACTACAAGCTCAGTGATACCAAGGCACAGATTCAAGCTTATGTTTTTGATG TTATCAGGGCAAGTGTTCCGAAGATGGAGCTGGATTCTGCTTTTGAGCAGAAGAATGAAATTGCAAAGGCAGTTGAGGAAGAACTTGAAAAG GCTATGTCAGCTTATGGCTATGAGATAGTTCAGACTCTTATTGTGGATATTGAACCAGATGAGCGTGTCAAGAAAGCCATGAATGAGATCAATGCTG CTGCAAGATTGAGGGTGGCTACAAAGGAGAAAGCTGAAGCAGAGAAGATACTGCAGATTAAGCGGGCAGAAGGTGATGCTGAATCAAAGTATCTTGCAGGGCTTGGAATAGCTCGTCAGCGCCAAGCCATAGTAGATGGGCTGAGGGACAGTGTGCTGGCTTTCTCTGAGAATGTGCCAGGCACATCATCAAAGGATATCATGGACATGGTTCTGGTGACCCAATATTTTGACACCATGAAGGAAATTGGTGCATCTGCAAAATCCAATGCTGTTTTCATTCCACATGGACCTGGTGCTGTGAAAGATATTACTTCACAAATTAGGGATGGTCTTCTCCAAGGAAATGCAACAGAGTCTTAA
- the LOC130739879 gene encoding uncharacterized protein LOC130739879 produces MQLSPSPVFTTMFASTKSSTLSSPLFSLRRTSSISKPNLFNLVPMKATPLRNLSVSSSFQSQNGSPQKSSIQGGEAFFRGVLENMQSVYLNRNPTAKAILDLVHSADNNSICYDHLAFRTFGVNGHGIDSMASFFLDYGYTQRDELRFPAKKLRALWFAPPSDSLAGSGSGMNGPLPRIFISELLVDQMSPQTQEIIRKYTESSGIGNKHAALASSLGLLTWEKPLYSEFQQLASESEYAAWALVNGYAVNHVTISTHRLKTHLRDIKTLNQFIEESGFRLNSEGGVLKVSPDGLLLQSSTVADSVSFQFSDGLTKSVPCSYIEFAERLVLPQYKNLPDTEVKEFHRRDGFEVASADKIFESTSKEQVSRVGS; encoded by the exons ATGCAGCTTTCACCATCACCAGTATTCACCACCATGTTTGCATCAACCAAGTCTTCAACTCTGTCATCACCTTTATTCTCCCTCCGCAGAACCTCTTCCATTTCCAAACCCAACTTATTCAACCTCGTTCCGATGAAGGCCACTCCTCTCAGAAACCTCTCTGTGTCCTCTAGCTTCCAATCACAAAATGGATCACCACAGAAATCATCAATTCAG GGGGGTGAAGCTTTTTTCAGGGGAGTGTTGGAAAATATGCAATCTGTGTACTTGAACAGGAACCCTACTGCAAAGGCCATATTGGACCTTGTTCACTCTGCTGATAACAACTCCATATGCTATGATCATCTTGCTTTCAGGACATTTGGG GTTAATGGTCATGGAATTGACTCCATGGCTAGTTTTTTCCTGGATTATGGCTATACGCAGCGCGATGAGTTGAGGTTTCCAGCCAAAAAGTTGAGGGCCTTGTGGTTTGCTCCTCCTTCTGATTCACTTGCTGGAAGTGGCAGTGGCATGAATGGGCCATTGCCCAGAATATTTATTTCAGAGCTACTGGTAGATCAGATGAGTCCACAAACTCAG GAAATAATTCGGAAATACACTGAATCATCTGGTATTGGAAACAAGCACGCAGCTCTTGCGAGTTCCCTGGGACTTCTGACATGGGAAAAGCCATTATATTCTGAGTTTCAGCAATTGGCAAG TGAAAGTGAGTATGCTGCCTGGGCACTAGTAAATGGGTATGCGGTGAACCATGTTACTATATCCactcatcgtctgaaaactcaTTTGAGGGatataaaaacactaaatcaGTTTATTGAAGAGAGTGGATTCAGACTGAATTCTGAAGGAGGAGTACTGAAAG TGAGCCCTGATGGTCTTCTTCTGCAAAGTTCAACTGTAGCAGATTCGGTTTCTTTCCAATTTTCTGATGGCCTAACTAAATCAGTTCCGTGCTCGTACATTGAATTTGCTGAACGTCTGGTGCTGCCGCAGTATAAAAATTTGCCTGACACAGAG GTTAAAGAGTTCCATAGGAGGGATGGTTTTGAGGTAGCAAGTGCTGACAAGATCTTTGAAAGCACATCCAAGGAGCAAGTGAGCAGGGTAGGCTCATAA
- the LOC130739878 gene encoding serine/threonine-protein kinase PBL34-like: MGLGAENGAKVVVESWDVSKSKGRKKKKKEVEGVVEEEETGCWVGFRFIGSCISSRSKVDSSVSGPSSHYAESKSTNYTSRDQQTAPVVPSTTTSNAESNSSTSRLEEELKIASRLRKFCFNDLKLATRNFRPESFLGEGGFGCVFKGWIEENGTAPVKPGTGLTVAVKTLNHDGLQGHKEWLAEVNFLGDLVHPNLVKLVGYCIEEDQRLLVYEFMSRGSLENHLFRRALPLPWSIRMKIALGAAKGLAFLHEEAERPVIYRDFKTSNILLDADYNAKLSDFGLAKDGPEGDKTHVSTRVMGTYGYAAPEYVMTGHLTSKSDVYSFGVVLLEMLTGRRSMDKHRPNGEHNLVEWARPHLGERRRFYRLIDPRLEGHFSIKGAQKAAQLAAHCLSRDPKARPLMSEVVEALKPLPSLKDMASSSYYFQTMQAERFRASPNTRSTPTQGSLLTRNGQQRRSLSMANGTHASPYHHQFPQLSPKPNSKA, from the exons ATGGGGTTGGGTGCTGAGAATGGTGCTAAGGTGGTGGTGGAGTCTTGGGATGTGAGTAAATCAAAagggaggaagaaaaagaagaaggaggTTGAGGGggtggtggaagaggaagaaactggGTGTTGGGTTGGGTTTAGGTTCATTGGGAGCTGCATTTCTTCAAGATCCAAGGTTGATAGCTCGGTCAGTGGCCCCAGCTCTCATTATG CTGAAAGTAAATCAACTAATTATACAAGTAGGGACCAACAAACAGCTCCAGTAGTCCCTTCTACAACCACTAGTAATGCAGAAAGCAATTCATCCACTTCCAGACTTGAAGAGGAGCTTAAAATTGCTTCCAGGCTGCGAAAATTTTGTTTCAATGATCTTAAGTTGGCAACAAGAAATTTTCGGCCTGAGAGTTTTCTTGGTGAAGGCGGGTTTGGCTGTGTTTTCAAGGGGTGGATCGAAGAAAATGGAACTGCTCCAGTGAAACCTGGGACAGGGCTTACTGTTGCGGTAAAAACCCTGAACCATGATGGGCTTCAGGGTCATAAAGAATggctg GCTGAAGTAAATTTTCTTGGTGATCTAGTTCACCCAAACCTTGTTAAACTTGTAGGTTACTGCATTGAAGAGGATCAAAGGCTGCTAGTTTATGAGTTCATGTCTCGGGGAAGCCTCGAAAACCACTTATTTAGGA GAGCCCTGCCTCTTCCTTGGTCCATTAGAATGAAAATTGCACTAGGAGCTGCAAAGGGTCTTGCTTTTCTTCATGAAGAAGCTGAGAGACCTGTAATATACAGGGATTTTAAAACCTCTAACATACTACTTGATGCA GACTACAATGCCAAGCTCTCGGACTTTGGTCTTGCCAAAGATGGTCCTGAAGGTGATAAAACCCACGTGTCTACTCGAGTGATGGGTACCTATGGTTATGCAGCGCCAGAATATGTCATGACAG GTCATCTCACATCAAAAAGTGACGTGTACAGTTTTGGAGTGGTGCTCCTTGAGATGTTGACTGGGAGAAGATCTATGGACAAACACCGGCCCAACGGTGAGCACAACCTTGTGGAATGGGCTCGACCACATCTTGGAGAGAGGAGAAGGTTCTATCGGTTGATAGACCCTCGTCTGGAAGGTCACTTTTCAATAAAAGGAGCTCAGAAAGCTGCCCAACTAGCTGCTCACTGCCTTAGTAGAGATCCAAAAGCCAGACCCCTAATGAGTGAAGTTGTGGAAGCCTTAAAGCCTCTGCCAAGCCTTAAGGACATGGCTAGCTCTTCATATTATTTCCAGACAATGCAAGCTGAGCGCTTCAGAGCGAGTCCAAATACTAGAAGCACGCCAACACAAGGATCATTGCTCACACGGAACGGACAGCAGCGAAGGAGCCTTTCAATGGCAAATGGTACTCATGCATCTCCTTATCACCATCAATTTCCCCAACTATCACCAAAACCCAATAGCAAAGCATAG
- the LOC130739880 gene encoding uncharacterized protein LOC130739880 isoform X2: MYLIHCLKTSGYLLLARSSSRTIVEPWEVPSECLLFERVMGSTIWLASEIWNAMGRLHCFIFFIFSIDYMERRRACGTRLLGMMMKIMVCYGRAINRSRWFFKYNIDLWKILAHSKECFLFGHY, translated from the exons ATGTATCTAATTCATTGCTTGAAAACCTCTGGCTACCTGCTTCTTGCTAGATCATCCTCACGCACTATAGTAG AGCCATGGGAAGTACCATCTGAATGCTTGCTTTTTGAAAGAGTCATGGGAAGTACCATCTGGCTTGCTTCTGAAATCTGGAATGCCAT GGGCCGGCTTCACtgcttcattttttttatcttctccATAGACTACATGG AAAGAAGGAGAGCATGTGGAACAAGATTGTTAGgcatgatgatgaagataatgGTCTGTTATGGTAGAGCTATTAATAGGAGTAGATGGTTCTTCAAGTACAACATTGATTTATGGAAAATATTGGCTCACTCCAAAGAATGCTTTCTATTTGGTCATTATTAG
- the LOC130739880 gene encoding uncharacterized protein LOC130739880 isoform X4, with amino-acid sequence MYLIHCLKTSGYLLLARSSSRTIVEPWEVPSECLLFERVMGSTIWLASEIWNAMLGPASLLHFFYLLHRLHGKKESMWNKIVRHDDEDNGLLW; translated from the exons ATGTATCTAATTCATTGCTTGAAAACCTCTGGCTACCTGCTTCTTGCTAGATCATCCTCACGCACTATAGTAG AGCCATGGGAAGTACCATCTGAATGCTTGCTTTTTGAAAGAGTCATGGGAAGTACCATCTGGCTTGCTTCTGAAATCTGGAATGCCATGTTG GGGCCGGCTTCACtgcttcattttttttatcttctccATAGACTACATGG AAAGAAGGAGAGCATGTGGAACAAGATTGTTAGgcatgatgatgaagataatgGTCTGTTATGGTAG
- the LOC130739880 gene encoding uncharacterized protein LOC130739880 isoform X3: MYLIHCLKTSGYLLLARSSSRTIVEPWEVPSECLLFERVMGSTIWLASEIWNAMLVGPASLLHFFYLLHRLHGKKESMWNKIVRHDDEDNGLLW; encoded by the exons ATGTATCTAATTCATTGCTTGAAAACCTCTGGCTACCTGCTTCTTGCTAGATCATCCTCACGCACTATAGTAG AGCCATGGGAAGTACCATCTGAATGCTTGCTTTTTGAAAGAGTCATGGGAAGTACCATCTGGCTTGCTTCTGAAATCTGGAATGCCATGTTGGTT GGGCCGGCTTCACtgcttcattttttttatcttctccATAGACTACATGG AAAGAAGGAGAGCATGTGGAACAAGATTGTTAGgcatgatgatgaagataatgGTCTGTTATGGTAG
- the LOC130739880 gene encoding uncharacterized protein LOC130739880 isoform X1: MYLIHCLKTSGYLLLARSSSRTIVEPWEVPSECLLFERVMGSTIWLASEIWNAMLVVLIFLIPQLFRPLSLLIKNKFRPLSENLLSYALRILQGPASLLHFFYLLHRLHGKKESMWNKIVRHDDEDNGLLW; encoded by the exons ATGTATCTAATTCATTGCTTGAAAACCTCTGGCTACCTGCTTCTTGCTAGATCATCCTCACGCACTATAGTAG AGCCATGGGAAGTACCATCTGAATGCTTGCTTTTTGAAAGAGTCATGGGAAGTACCATCTGGCTTGCTTCTGAAATCTGGAATGCCATGTTGGTTGTACTAATCTTTCTAATTCCTCAATTATTCAGGCCTCTTAGTTTGCTTATTAAAAACAAATTCAGGCCTCTTAGTGAAAACTTATTGTCTTATGCTCTACGAATTTTACAGGGGCCGGCTTCACtgcttcattttttttatcttctccATAGACTACATGG AAAGAAGGAGAGCATGTGGAACAAGATTGTTAGgcatgatgatgaagataatgGTCTGTTATGGTAG